In a genomic window of Streptomyces sp. NBC_01231:
- a CDS encoding ABC transporter substrate-binding protein yields the protein MRGAKSAKWVAIAAVVALGATACGGGGDSGSGDDASRAVNANGVFSYQSNEPQHPIQPANVMETGGGRITDALFSGLVDYNPKTGKLENLVAESIKQDDASHYTIKVKQGWTFHNGEKVTAHSFVDAWNWAADSKNAQQNASWFADIKGYTDVHPEKGDAKTDKMSGLTTPDDYTIKVELASPVPYWTYKLGYSAFYPLPKVFYTNPKKYGQEPIGNGAYKFAKWNHNQDFLVKTYAKYAGPKPKNGGIDFKFYTSAEAAYQDAVSDNLDVLDQVAPTDMAKYHQDLGKRAVDAPQNAIQTVAVAEYAPTIKNLKDHAKFVQGLSMAIDRNTITKTVLAGSREPATGFVPPAVEGYKANACGEACTYNPKKAKQLIQEAGGANASISILYNADGGHKEWVTAVCANITQNTGVKCEGDSKADFKTALDVRTKKKVQSLYRSGWVQDYPLNANFLKDLYGSKAAGNEGGYANKEFDRLSAKADGASSLEESVKLYQDAEAALFKDMPAIPLWYYKTNAGYSKNVKNVTYDTFGKPVFGDVEVFKK from the coding sequence ATGCGTGGTGCCAAGAGCGCCAAGTGGGTTGCGATAGCCGCGGTTGTGGCGCTGGGCGCAACGGCCTGTGGCGGTGGCGGGGACAGCGGCTCGGGCGACGACGCCTCGCGTGCGGTGAACGCGAACGGTGTGTTCAGCTACCAGAGCAACGAGCCCCAGCACCCGATTCAGCCGGCGAACGTCATGGAGACCGGCGGTGGTCGCATCACCGACGCCCTCTTCAGTGGCCTCGTCGACTACAACCCCAAGACGGGCAAGCTCGAGAACCTCGTTGCCGAGTCCATCAAGCAGGACGACGCCAGCCACTACACCATCAAGGTCAAGCAGGGCTGGACCTTCCACAACGGTGAGAAGGTCACGGCGCACTCCTTCGTGGACGCCTGGAACTGGGCCGCCGACTCGAAGAACGCCCAGCAGAACGCCTCCTGGTTCGCGGACATCAAGGGCTACACCGACGTCCACCCGGAAAAGGGCGACGCGAAGACCGACAAGATGTCCGGTCTGACCACACCGGACGACTACACCATCAAGGTGGAACTCGCCAGCCCGGTGCCGTACTGGACCTACAAGCTGGGCTACAGCGCGTTCTACCCGCTGCCCAAGGTCTTCTACACGAACCCCAAGAAGTATGGCCAGGAGCCCATCGGCAACGGTGCGTACAAGTTCGCCAAGTGGAACCACAACCAGGACTTCCTGGTCAAGACGTACGCCAAGTACGCAGGTCCGAAGCCGAAGAATGGCGGCATCGACTTCAAGTTCTACACGAGCGCCGAAGCCGCTTACCAGGACGCGGTCTCCGACAACCTGGACGTGCTGGACCAGGTCGCGCCGACCGATATGGCCAAGTACCACCAGGACCTGGGCAAGCGGGCGGTCGACGCCCCGCAGAACGCGATCCAGACCGTCGCCGTCGCCGAGTACGCGCCGACGATCAAGAACCTGAAGGACCACGCCAAGTTCGTTCAGGGCCTGTCCATGGCCATCGACCGGAACACCATCACCAAGACGGTGCTCGCCGGTTCGCGTGAGCCTGCCACCGGCTTCGTCCCGCCGGCCGTCGAGGGCTACAAGGCCAACGCCTGTGGCGAGGCTTGCACGTACAACCCGAAGAAGGCCAAGCAGCTGATTCAGGAGGCAGGCGGCGCCAACGCCAGCATCTCGATCCTGTACAACGCTGACGGCGGTCACAAGGAATGGGTGACGGCCGTGTGCGCCAACATCACCCAGAACACCGGCGTCAAGTGCGAGGGTGACTCGAAGGCCGACTTCAAGACGGCTCTGGACGTCCGTACGAAGAAGAAGGTGCAGAGCCTCTACCGGTCCGGCTGGGTGCAGGACTACCCGCTGAACGCCAACTTCCTCAAGGACCTGTACGGCAGCAAGGCGGCGGGCAACGAGGGCGGCTACGCGAACAAGGAGTTCGACAGGCTCTCGGCGAAGGCTGACGGGGCGAGCTCCTTGGAGGAGTCCGTCAAGCTGTACCAGGACGCCGAGGCGGCCCTGTTCAAGGACATGCCGGCCATCCCGCTCTGGTACTACAAGACGAACGCGGGCTACTCGAAGAACGTCAAGAACGTCACCTACGACACCTTCGGCAAGCCGGTCTTCGGGGACGTCGAGGTCTTTAAGAAGTAA
- a CDS encoding ABC transporter permease has protein sequence MGRYVARRLLQMIPVFLGTTLLIFLMVYSLPGDPVRALWGDRPADPQAMARLKHEYWLDRPVLEQYWHYVSNVVKGDFGTSFVTGRRVVDVMSEVFPVTIRLALVAFTIEIVVGLTLGLVSGLNRGKIADKFVLLVTLLLVSIPIFVLGFIAQTVFGNQLGWVTPTVQDSNDITQLILPGIVLGSLSFAYVARLSRTSIAENLRADYVRTAVAKGLPRRRVIGVHLMRNSLIPVVTFLGTDLGALMAGAIVTEGIFNVHGIGNTLYRSINQSDNTTVVGIVTVLVLVYLVSSLLVDLLYAVLDPRIRYV, from the coding sequence ATGGGGCGCTACGTCGCGCGGCGACTGCTCCAGATGATTCCGGTGTTCCTCGGGACCACCCTGCTCATCTTTCTGATGGTGTACTCCCTGCCTGGCGACCCTGTCCGGGCTCTGTGGGGTGACAGACCAGCCGATCCCCAGGCGATGGCGCGTCTGAAGCACGAGTACTGGTTGGACCGGCCGGTGCTCGAGCAGTACTGGCACTATGTCAGCAACGTGGTCAAGGGGGACTTCGGTACCAGCTTCGTGACCGGGCGCAGGGTTGTGGACGTCATGTCCGAGGTCTTCCCGGTGACGATCCGGCTGGCCCTGGTCGCGTTCACCATCGAGATCGTGGTCGGTCTGACCCTGGGACTGGTGTCTGGCCTCAACCGCGGCAAGATCGCCGACAAGTTCGTGCTGCTGGTCACCCTGCTGCTGGTCTCCATTCCGATCTTCGTGCTTGGCTTCATCGCCCAGACGGTCTTTGGCAACCAGCTCGGCTGGGTGACCCCGACGGTCCAGGATTCCAACGACATCACCCAGTTGATCCTGCCCGGAATCGTCCTCGGTTCGCTGTCCTTCGCCTACGTCGCACGGCTCAGCCGGACCTCCATCGCCGAGAACCTTCGCGCCGACTACGTGCGCACCGCCGTGGCCAAGGGGCTTCCGCGGCGTCGCGTCATCGGTGTCCACCTGATGCGCAACTCGCTGATCCCCGTGGTCACGTTCCTGGGTACCGACCTGGGCGCCCTGATGGCCGGCGCCATCGTCACAGAGGGCATCTTTAACGTGCACGGAATCGGCAACACGCTGTACCGGTCGATCAACCAGTCCGACAACACGACGGTCGTCGGCATCGTGACTGTCCTGGTACTCGTCTACCTGGTCTCCAGCCTCCTCGTCGACCTGCTCTACGCCGTCCTGGACCCGAGGATCCGCTATGTCTGA
- a CDS encoding ABC transporter permease produces MSEALTTETALEDAVATAAAPNPSQDKPRSLWSDAWRDLRRNPFFVISGVLIVLLVAIAVAPGLFSSTDPRHADLAHHYLTKPNWSHIGQADWFGYDGQGRSVYSRVIYGARASIIVGICTTLGVALLGSVVGMIAGYYGGWLDSLLSRVTDVFFGIPLLLGAIVVLNAFTHRTVWTVVAAMVFLGWTQITRVMRGSVITVKQQDFVQAARALGAGTPRILLRHILPNAVAPVIVVSTIALGGYISLEATLSFLGIGLPDSAVSWGNDISSAQTVIRTAPHVLLFPSVMLSLTVLAFIMLGDAVRDALDPKMR; encoded by the coding sequence ATGTCTGAGGCACTCACGACCGAAACGGCACTGGAGGACGCGGTCGCCACCGCGGCAGCCCCCAATCCCTCACAGGACAAGCCGCGCAGCCTCTGGTCCGATGCCTGGCGGGACCTTCGCCGCAACCCCTTCTTCGTGATTTCGGGCGTGCTGATCGTCCTGTTGGTGGCAATCGCTGTCGCTCCGGGCCTGTTCAGCTCCACCGACCCCAGGCACGCGGACTTGGCTCACCACTACCTGACGAAGCCCAACTGGAGCCATATCGGGCAGGCCGACTGGTTCGGGTACGACGGGCAGGGCCGCAGCGTGTACTCCAGGGTGATCTACGGCGCCCGTGCCTCGATCATTGTCGGCATCTGCACGACCCTTGGAGTGGCGCTCCTCGGAAGTGTGGTCGGCATGATCGCGGGCTACTACGGGGGCTGGCTCGACTCGCTGCTGTCCCGCGTCACCGACGTGTTCTTCGGGATCCCCCTGCTGCTGGGTGCGATCGTCGTTCTGAACGCCTTCACCCACCGCACTGTGTGGACGGTGGTGGCCGCGATGGTCTTCCTCGGCTGGACCCAGATCACCCGCGTCATGCGCGGTTCCGTGATCACGGTCAAGCAGCAGGACTTCGTGCAGGCCGCGCGGGCACTGGGCGCCGGCACTCCGCGGATCCTCCTGCGGCACATCCTGCCGAACGCGGTCGCTCCCGTGATCGTGGTCTCCACCATCGCACTCGGTGGTTACATCTCGCTCGAAGCGACCCTGTCCTTCCTGGGCATCGGTCTTCCGGACAGCGCTGTTTCCTGGGGCAACGACATCTCGTCCGCCCAGACAGTCATCCGTACCGCGCCGCACGTGCTGCTGTTCCCCAGCGTCATGCTGAGTCTCACCGTGCTCGCATTCATCATGCTCGGCGACGCGGTTCGCGACGCCCTCGACCCGAAGATGCGCTGA
- a CDS encoding ABC transporter ATP-binding protein: MTIIEEVAVPSPRDGDGAPLLEVRDLHVEFHTREGVVKAVNGVNYSVDAGETLAVLGESGSGKSVTAQAIMGILDMPPAKIPQGEILFRGQDMLKMSGEERRKIRGRRIAMIFQDALSSLNPVLSVGYQLGEMFRVHQGLSKREAKAKSIELMDRVKIPAAAARVNDYPHQFSGGMRQRIMIAMALALEPDLIIADEPTTALDVTVQAQVMDLLAELQREYNMGLILITHDLGVVADVADKIAVMYAGRIVEKAPVHELYKRPAHPYTRGLLDSIPRLDQKGQELYAIKGLPPNLLHVPSGCAFNPRCPKAQDICRKDIPDLFPVTEPEGSELVGRASACHFWKETIHG; encoded by the coding sequence GTGACCATCATCGAAGAAGTAGCCGTGCCCTCGCCTCGCGACGGCGACGGCGCACCGCTGCTCGAAGTGCGTGACCTGCACGTCGAGTTCCACACCCGCGAGGGTGTCGTCAAGGCCGTCAACGGCGTCAACTACAGCGTCGACGCGGGCGAGACGCTCGCTGTGCTCGGTGAGTCCGGCTCCGGCAAGTCCGTCACCGCGCAGGCGATCATGGGCATCCTCGACATGCCGCCGGCGAAGATCCCCCAGGGGGAGATCCTCTTCCGCGGCCAGGACATGCTGAAGATGTCCGGCGAGGAGCGCCGCAAGATCCGTGGCCGCCGTATCGCCATGATCTTCCAGGACGCGCTCAGCTCGCTCAACCCGGTACTCAGCGTCGGCTACCAGCTCGGCGAGATGTTCCGCGTCCACCAGGGCCTGTCCAAGCGAGAGGCCAAGGCGAAGTCGATCGAGCTGATGGACCGGGTGAAGATCCCGGCCGCCGCGGCCCGGGTGAACGACTATCCGCACCAGTTCTCCGGCGGTATGCGCCAGCGCATCATGATCGCCATGGCGCTGGCCCTGGAGCCGGACCTGATCATCGCCGACGAGCCCACCACGGCTCTCGACGTGACGGTCCAGGCCCAGGTCATGGACCTGCTCGCGGAATTGCAGCGCGAGTACAACATGGGCCTCATCCTGATCACCCACGACCTCGGTGTGGTCGCCGACGTCGCCGACAAGATCGCGGTGATGTACGCGGGCCGGATCGTGGAGAAGGCCCCGGTCCACGAGCTGTACAAGCGTCCGGCGCACCCATACACGCGGGGTCTGCTGGACTCGATCCCGCGCCTGGACCAGAAGGGCCAGGAGCTGTACGCCATCAAGGGCCTGCCGCCCAACCTGCTGCACGTTCCGAGCGGCTGCGCCTTCAACCCGCGCTGCCCCAAGGCCCAGGACATCTGCCGCAAGGACATCCCGGACCTGTTCCCGGTCACCGAGCCGGAAGGCAGCGAACTGGTCGGCCGTGCGTCGGCGTGCCACTTCTGGAAGGAGACGATCCATGGCTGA
- a CDS encoding dipeptide ABC transporter ATP-binding protein, whose translation MAELSKNDEPQDATPNVSDVEVVEASSEMEAVAAIEAPVERGEPILQVRNLVKHFPLTQGILIKRQIGAVKAVDGVSFDLYQGETLGIVGESGCGKSTVAKLLMTLERATAGEVFYKGQDITKLSGRALKAVRRNIQMVFQDPYTSLNPRMTVGDIIGEPYDIHPEVAPKGDRRRKVQDLLDVVGLNPEYINRYPHQFSGGQRQRIGIARGLALNPEIIICDEPVSALDVSVQAQVINLMERLQDEFNLSYLFIAHDLSIVRHISDRVGVMYLGRMAEIGSDEQIYDHPTHPYTQALLSAVPVPDPEAREGRERIILTGDVPSPANPPSGCRFRTRCWKAQDKCAEEEPLLAVPERFKGADSPAAHESACHFAEEKDVVHAA comes from the coding sequence ATGGCTGAGCTCAGCAAGAACGACGAGCCGCAGGACGCCACGCCTAACGTCTCCGACGTCGAGGTCGTGGAGGCGTCTTCCGAGATGGAAGCGGTCGCCGCGATCGAGGCGCCCGTCGAGCGGGGCGAGCCGATCCTTCAGGTGCGCAACCTGGTCAAGCATTTCCCGCTCACCCAGGGAATCCTGATCAAGAGGCAGATCGGCGCCGTCAAGGCCGTCGACGGGGTCTCCTTCGACCTGTACCAGGGTGAGACCCTGGGCATCGTGGGCGAGTCCGGCTGCGGCAAGTCGACGGTGGCCAAGCTCCTGATGACCCTGGAGCGGGCGACCGCCGGCGAGGTCTTCTACAAGGGCCAGGACATCACCAAGCTGTCGGGGCGGGCCCTGAAGGCGGTCCGGCGCAACATCCAGATGGTGTTCCAGGACCCGTACACCTCGCTCAACCCGAGGATGACGGTCGGCGACATCATCGGGGAGCCGTACGACATCCACCCCGAGGTGGCCCCGAAGGGCGACCGGCGCCGCAAGGTGCAGGACCTCCTGGACGTCGTCGGCCTCAACCCGGAGTACATCAACCGGTACCCGCACCAGTTCTCCGGCGGCCAGCGCCAGCGCATCGGCATCGCGCGCGGCCTGGCGCTCAACCCGGAGATCATCATCTGCGACGAGCCGGTGTCGGCGCTCGACGTGTCGGTGCAGGCGCAGGTCATCAACCTGATGGAGCGACTTCAGGACGAGTTCAACCTCTCCTACCTCTTCATCGCGCACGACCTGTCGATCGTCCGGCACATCTCCGACCGGGTCGGGGTCATGTACCTCGGCCGGATGGCGGAGATCGGCAGCGACGAGCAGATCTACGACCACCCGACGCATCCCTACACCCAGGCGCTGCTGTCGGCGGTCCCGGTACCGGACCCGGAGGCCCGTGAGGGCCGCGAACGGATCATCCTGACCGGCGACGTGCCGTCCCCGGCCAACCCGCCCTCCGGGTGCCGCTTCCGCACCCGTTGCTGGAAGGCCCAGGACAAGTGCGCCGAGGAGGAGCCGCTGCTGGCGGTTCCGGAGCGCTTCAAGGGCGCGGACTCCCCGGCGGCACACGAGTCGGCGTGCCACTTCGCCGAGGAAAAGGACGTCGTGCACGCGGCCTGA
- a CDS encoding VOC family protein, with product MLHHVELWVPDLPRAARAWGWLLTGLGYEPYQEWQHGRSWRLGPTYLVVEESPALTGSHHDRTRPGLNHLAFHAGGRERVDALVAESPAYGWTSLFADRYPHAGGPRHYAAYLTDTDGFEVELVAADEPPSAGGFTP from the coding sequence ATGCTGCACCACGTCGAACTGTGGGTCCCCGACCTTCCTCGCGCGGCCCGCGCCTGGGGCTGGCTTCTCACCGGCCTCGGTTACGAGCCGTACCAGGAGTGGCAGCACGGCCGCAGTTGGAGGTTGGGCCCGACGTACCTCGTCGTGGAGGAGTCGCCTGCGCTGACCGGCAGCCACCACGACCGCACGCGTCCCGGCCTCAACCACCTGGCCTTCCACGCGGGAGGCCGCGAACGGGTCGACGCGCTGGTGGCCGAGTCCCCCGCCTACGGCTGGACATCGCTCTTCGCGGACCGCTACCCGCACGCGGGCGGCCCGCGGCACTACGCCGCGTACCTCACGGACACGGACGGGTTCGAGGTCGAGCTGGTGGCCGCCGACGAGCCCCCGTCGGCGGGCGGTTTCACGCCGTGA
- a CDS encoding ABC transporter ATP-binding protein: MTTTSVPPPADGPALLSARGLHVAYPGRHGGPPARAVDGVELDIRAGEIVALVGESGCGKTTLARALLGLVRPTEGQVGFGGQPLEYSSRALKAYRKRVQLVLQDPTGSLNPRHTVYDAVAEGLRIHGYAGDERAAVAEALSRAGLRPPERFFLRYPHELSGGQRQRVVIAGALVLAPELLVADEPVASLDASVRGEILALLLRLRGELGLSALVVTHDLGLAWNIADRVAVMYLGRIVETGDVEQVLTAPQHPYTQALLSVLPEAPGDPVVLTGEPPDPSRIPGGCRFHARCQVLASGEAERAGVAGACRGEDPGILDGGGEAQVACHWARAAITA; the protein is encoded by the coding sequence ATGACGACCACCTCGGTGCCCCCGCCGGCAGACGGACCGGCCCTGTTGAGCGCGCGGGGGCTGCACGTCGCCTATCCCGGACGGCACGGTGGTCCGCCGGCCCGGGCCGTGGACGGCGTCGAACTCGACATCAGGGCCGGGGAGATCGTGGCCCTGGTCGGCGAGTCGGGCTGCGGCAAGACGACCCTGGCCCGGGCGCTGCTGGGCCTGGTGCGGCCCACGGAGGGACAGGTCGGCTTCGGCGGGCAGCCGCTGGAGTACTCCTCCCGGGCCCTGAAGGCGTACCGCAAACGCGTCCAGCTGGTCCTCCAGGATCCGACCGGATCACTGAACCCACGGCACACGGTGTACGACGCGGTGGCCGAGGGGCTGCGGATCCACGGGTACGCCGGTGACGAGCGGGCGGCGGTCGCCGAGGCCCTGTCCCGGGCGGGGCTCAGGCCCCCGGAGCGCTTCTTCCTGCGCTACCCGCACGAGCTGTCCGGCGGTCAGCGGCAACGCGTGGTGATCGCGGGCGCACTGGTCCTCGCACCCGAACTCCTCGTCGCCGACGAACCGGTGGCCTCCCTGGACGCCTCGGTGCGCGGCGAGATCCTCGCCCTCCTGCTGCGCCTGCGCGGCGAACTGGGCCTGTCCGCACTGGTGGTGACCCACGACCTGGGCCTTGCGTGGAACATCGCCGACCGGGTCGCGGTGATGTACCTGGGCCGGATCGTGGAGACGGGAGACGTGGAACAGGTCCTGACGGCACCGCAACACCCCTATACCCAGGCCCTGTTGTCGGTCCTCCCGGAGGCCCCCGGGGACCCCGTCGTCCTCACGGGCGAGCCTCCCGATCCGTCCCGCATCCCCGGAGGGTGCCGCTTCCACGCCCGCTGCCAGGTCCTGGCGAGCGGAGAGGCGGAGCGGGCGGGCGTCGCGGGGGCGTGCCGGGGCGAGGATCCCGGGATTCTGGACGGGGGCGGGGAGGCTCAGGTCGCCTGCCACTGGGCGCGGGCGGCGATCACGGCGTGA
- a CDS encoding ABC transporter ATP-binding protein has protein sequence MTLLEVRGLEVTYPGGAAAVRGVDLRLAAGQKLGVAGESGCGKSTLALALLRLLPAGTRVGGQVLLDGEDVLTMRWGQVRAVRWAGASIVFQGAMHSLNPVHRVGDQIAEPILLHRRATAAAARKQAGELLEHVGLPAARASAYPHELSGGQRQRVMIAMALACAPRLIIADEPTTALDVMIQAQILRLIEQLVAEQDLGLIMISHDLAVLADTCDRLAVMYAGRVVEEGPARKVHEDAQHPYAKALSAAFPRIGDPASRFAPRGLPGDPPDPAALPPGCTFHPRCPVALDSCAVDDQALREADTDRSAACVHVPAPVRGPAATAEDARSGT, from the coding sequence TTGACGCTGCTGGAGGTACGCGGCCTGGAGGTGACCTACCCGGGCGGGGCGGCCGCTGTGCGCGGGGTGGACCTGCGGCTGGCGGCGGGTCAGAAGCTCGGTGTGGCCGGCGAGTCGGGGTGCGGCAAGTCCACCCTGGCCCTCGCGCTGCTCCGGCTGCTGCCGGCCGGGACCCGGGTCGGCGGGCAGGTGCTGCTGGACGGCGAGGACGTGCTGACGATGCGGTGGGGGCAGGTGCGGGCGGTCCGCTGGGCGGGCGCCTCGATCGTCTTCCAGGGCGCGATGCACTCGCTGAACCCCGTGCACCGCGTCGGCGACCAGATCGCCGAGCCGATCCTGCTGCACCGCAGGGCCACCGCGGCGGCCGCGAGGAAGCAGGCCGGGGAGCTGTTGGAGCACGTGGGCCTGCCGGCGGCGCGGGCGTCGGCGTATCCGCACGAGCTGTCCGGCGGGCAGCGCCAGCGCGTCATGATCGCCATGGCGCTGGCCTGCGCACCACGCCTGATCATCGCCGACGAGCCGACCACCGCCCTGGACGTGATGATCCAGGCGCAGATCCTGCGGCTGATCGAACAGCTGGTCGCCGAGCAGGACCTGGGCCTGATCATGATCAGCCATGACCTGGCGGTCCTCGCCGACACCTGCGACCGGCTCGCGGTGATGTACGCGGGCCGGGTGGTCGAGGAGGGCCCGGCCCGGAAGGTCCACGAGGACGCCCAACACCCGTACGCGAAGGCCCTGTCGGCCGCCTTCCCCCGCATCGGCGACCCGGCCTCCCGCTTCGCCCCGCGCGGCCTGCCCGGCGACCCGCCCGACCCGGCCGCCCTGCCCCCCGGCTGCACGTTCCACCCCCGCTGTCCGGTCGCGCTGGACTCCTGCGCGGTGGACGACCAGGCGCTGCGGGAGGCGGACACCGATCGCAGCGCGGCCTGCGTGCATGTTCCGGCACCGGTACGGGGACCGGCCGCCACCGCCGAGGACGCGAGGAGCGGCACATGA
- a CDS encoding ABC transporter permease: MTTDTPADAQTGSPSGSPSGGPAPVTGAGPRRLAWQRRRRSVVRFWTRYRTHRAGLVGLVALAVFALAALTAPLTVGSDVAGVSEAPGQPMESPSGEFWLGTDRFGRDLLGLLVWGSRVSLLVGLLAAVLSVAIGTLVGVTAGHFKGAYATVLMRVTDWFLVMPTLVLAIALATVMSRSLGTVVLAIGVTSWPTTARLVRAQTLAVESRPYIERAKALGGGHWHVMSRHVLPNVMPLVLAQATLMVSAAILAEATLAFLGLGDPTVVSWGGLLQEAREAGAVSSGDWWYLVPPGIAIAAVALSFTLCGRAVESVLNPRLGVDR; the protein is encoded by the coding sequence ATGACGACCGACACCCCGGCCGACGCCCAGACCGGCAGCCCGTCCGGCAGCCCGTCCGGCGGTCCCGCCCCGGTGACCGGGGCCGGTCCGCGCCGACTCGCCTGGCAGCGCCGCCGCCGCTCCGTCGTACGGTTCTGGACGCGCTACCGCACCCACCGGGCCGGGCTGGTGGGCCTGGTCGCGCTCGCCGTGTTCGCGCTGGCCGCCCTCACCGCACCGCTCACCGTCGGCTCCGACGTGGCCGGGGTGAGCGAGGCTCCGGGTCAGCCCATGGAGAGCCCGAGCGGCGAGTTCTGGCTGGGCACCGACCGGTTCGGGCGCGATCTGCTGGGCCTGCTGGTGTGGGGGTCGCGGGTCTCGCTCCTGGTGGGGCTGCTGGCGGCGGTGCTGTCGGTGGCCATCGGCACGCTGGTGGGTGTGACGGCCGGGCACTTCAAGGGCGCGTACGCGACCGTGCTGATGCGGGTCACGGACTGGTTCCTGGTGATGCCGACGCTGGTGCTCGCGATCGCGCTCGCCACCGTGATGTCCCGCTCGCTGGGCACGGTGGTGCTGGCGATCGGGGTGACCTCGTGGCCGACCACCGCACGGCTGGTGCGGGCGCAGACGCTGGCGGTGGAGTCACGGCCGTACATCGAACGCGCGAAGGCGCTGGGCGGCGGGCACTGGCACGTCATGTCCCGGCATGTGCTGCCCAACGTGATGCCGCTGGTGCTGGCGCAGGCGACGCTGATGGTCTCCGCCGCGATCCTCGCCGAGGCGACGCTGGCCTTCCTCGGGCTCGGCGATCCGACGGTGGTGTCGTGGGGCGGGCTGCTCCAGGAGGCTCGGGAGGCGGGTGCGGTGAGTTCCGGGGACTGGTGGTACCTGGTGCCGCCCGGCATCGCGATCGCCGCGGTCGCGCTGTCGTTCACGCTGTGCGGACGTGCTGTCGAGTCGGTACTCAACCCCCGGCTGGGGGTGGACCGTTGA
- a CDS encoding ABC transporter permease, with translation MSSVQKAAAEDLASPAARTPRAHTTTAYVRYGAGKVGGAAVSLFAVLVTGFFLFRLIPGDPVKTMTGGRPVSAEQLAAYRREFGLDLPLWQQFTDYCGKALTGDLGTSYQFRAPVVDKIGEALPNTLLLTGTAFVLYTALGIVLGTRAAWRHGRLGDRLNTGLALTLYSVPSFWLGLLLIIVFSVGIGPIPGLFPTGGMESGGEEGFAYVLDVAHHLVLPVVTLVAVEYGQTLLVTRSALLDEMGSDYLTTARAKGLRDDLVRRRHAVPNALLPTVTLVFVNLGRTVAGVILVETVFSWPGLGGLFYQALSVPDLPLVQGLFLFFAAAVIIMNTLADLVYPLLDPRVGR, from the coding sequence GTGAGTAGCGTCCAGAAGGCCGCCGCTGAGGACCTCGCCTCACCGGCGGCACGCACCCCCCGGGCGCACACCACCACCGCGTACGTCCGCTACGGCGCCGGCAAGGTGGGCGGCGCCGCCGTCTCCCTGTTCGCCGTGCTGGTCACCGGGTTCTTCCTGTTCCGGCTGATCCCGGGCGACCCGGTCAAGACCATGACCGGCGGCCGCCCGGTGTCCGCGGAGCAACTGGCCGCCTACCGCCGGGAGTTCGGGCTTGATCTGCCGCTGTGGCAGCAGTTCACCGACTACTGCGGCAAGGCGCTCACCGGCGACCTCGGCACCTCGTACCAGTTCCGCGCCCCCGTCGTCGACAAGATCGGCGAGGCGCTGCCGAACACGCTGCTGCTGACCGGCACGGCGTTCGTCCTGTACACCGCCCTCGGTATCGTCCTCGGCACCCGCGCGGCCTGGCGCCACGGGCGGCTCGGCGACCGGCTGAACACCGGACTGGCGCTGACCCTCTATTCCGTCCCGTCGTTCTGGCTGGGCCTGCTGCTGATCATCGTGTTCTCGGTGGGCATCGGCCCGATCCCCGGGCTGTTTCCCACCGGCGGCATGGAGTCGGGCGGCGAGGAGGGATTCGCGTACGTCCTCGACGTGGCCCACCATCTGGTCCTCCCCGTTGTCACCCTGGTCGCGGTCGAGTACGGGCAGACGCTGCTGGTCACCCGCTCGGCGCTGCTCGACGAGATGGGCAGCGACTATCTGACCACCGCACGCGCCAAGGGCCTGCGGGACGACCTGGTCCGGCGCCGGCACGCCGTGCCGAACGCCCTGCTGCCGACCGTGACGCTGGTCTTCGTCAACCTCGGCCGGACCGTCGCGGGGGTGATCCTCGTCGAGACCGTGTTCTCCTGGCCGGGCCTGGGCGGACTGTTCTACCAGGCACTGAGCGTGCCGGACCTGCCCCTGGTCCAGGGGCTGTTCCTCTTCTTCGCCGCGGCGGTGATCATCATGAACACGCTGGCCGACCTCGTCTACCCGCTGCTCGACCCACGGGTGGGCCGATGA